One segment of Brassica napus cultivar Da-Ae chromosome C3, Da-Ae, whole genome shotgun sequence DNA contains the following:
- the LOC106388482 gene encoding protein-L-isoaspartate O-methyltransferase 2 isoform X1, producing MRSCPTLTAYGRHYCAPPRRLVSLTFTSLHRHNSAQFLNFSLFTAFRSPFSRMETPKLDSIGLEQFQTGTGLTGNKAMVENLKRFGVISSKKVAKVMEALDRGLFVPAGSSAYADTPLPIGYNATISAPHMHAMCLQLLEDKLQPGMRALDVGSGTGYLTGCFALMVGAEGRVVGVDHIPQLVDMSIKNVEKSVAASLLQKGSLSLHVGDGRKGWGEFAPYDAIHVGAAASEVPHALLDQLKPGGRMVIPVGTYFQELKVIDKSEDGSIKARTETSVRYVPLTSRVEQTGGF from the exons ATGCGATCTTGCCCAACATTAACTGCATATGGTCGCCACTATTGTGCGCCGCCACGTAGACTCGTCTCCTTAACCTTCACCTCTCTCCACCGCCACAATTCTGCTCAGTTTCTCAATTTCAGTCTCTTCACCGCCTTTCGTTCTCCCTTCTCCCGCATGGAG ACTCCGAAACTTGATTCAATTGGGCTAGAG CAATTCCAGACCggaactggtttgaccggtaATAAAGCAATGGTGGAAAATCTGAAGCGGTTTGGTGTGATATCATCGAAGAAAGTAGCTAAAGTGATGGAGGCTTTAGATAGAGGTCTCTTTGTACCAGCTGGATCTTCAGCTTATGCTGATACGCCCTTGCCTATAGGTTACAACGCCACCATATCCGCTCCACATATGCACGCCATGTGTTTGCAGCTCTTGGAAGATAAGCTTCAGCCTGGGATGCGCGCTTTGGATGTTGGCTCAG GAACTGGTTACTTGACTGGCTGCTTTGCTCTGATGGTTGGAGCTGAAGGACGCGTTGTTGGCGTGGATCATATCCCTCAGCTTGTCGATATGTCTATCAAGAACGTTGAAAAGAGTGTTGCTGCTTCTTTGCTTCAGAAAGGATCTCTCTCCTTACATGTTGGTG ATggaaggaaaggttggggagaGTTTGCGCCATACGATGCAATTCACGTAGGAGCAGCGGCATCAGAGGTCCCTCACGCGCTTTTGGACCAGCTGAAACCTGGTGGAAGAATGGTGATTCCAGTAGGAACATATTTTCAAGAGCTTAAGgtgattgataaaagcgaggATGGTTCCATCAAGGCACGTACTGAAACTTCAGTTAGGTATGTGCCTCTTACCAGCCGCGTTGAACAGACGGGAGGGTTTTGA
- the LOC106388481 gene encoding KDEL-tailed cysteine endopeptidase CEP1, which yields MKRFIVLSLCLLMVLETTKGLDIHDKDVESEDSLWELYERWRSHHTIARSFEEKAKRFNVFKHNVRHIHETNKKEKPYKLKLNEFGDMTTEEFRRSYAGSNIKHHRMLKGERRATGKFMYANVNALPTSVDWRKNGAVTPVKNQGQCGSCWAFSTVVAVEGINQIRTKELTSLSEQELVDCDTNENQGCSGGLMDLAFEFIKEKGGLTSELVYPYQASDETCDKNKENAPVVSIDGHEDVPENSEDDLMKAVANQPVSVAIDAGSSDFQFYSEGVFTGRCGTELNHGVAAVGYGTTIDGTKYWIVKNSWGEEWGEKGYIRMQRGIHHKEGLCGITMEASYPVKNSNTNPPGPTSTTLKDEL from the exons atgaAGCGCTTCATTGTCCTTTCCCTTTGCTTGCTTATGGTTCTTGAAACAACAAAGGGTTTAGATATCCATGACAAAGATGTGGAATCGGAGGATAGCTTGTGGGAGCTGTACGAGCGGTGGAGGAGCCACCACACGATAGCTAGGAGCTTTGAAGAGAAGGCAAAGAGGTTTAATGTGTTTAAGCACAACGTGAGACACATTCACGAGACCAACAAGAAGGAAAAACCTTACAAGCTCAAGCTCAATGAGTTTGGTGACATGACAACGGAGGAATTTAGAAGATCATACGCTGGTTCGAACATCAAACATCATAGGATGCTTAAAGGTGAAAGACGAGCAACAGGAAAATTCATGTATGCAAATGTTAATGCTCTGCCGACCTCCGTTGATTGGAGAAAGAACGGAGCTGTCACTCCTGTCAAAAACCAAGGCCAATGCG GAAGCTGTTGGGCGTTTTCAACAGTTGTAGCAGTGGAAGGGATCAACCAAATAAGAACCAAAGAGCTGACATCACTATCAGAGCAAGAGCTAGTGGACTGTGATACGAATGAGAACCAAGGGTGTAGTGGAGGTCTGATGGACCTTGCTTTTGAGTTCATCAAGGAGAAAGGAGGGCTAACGAGCGAGCTAGTGTACCCTTACCAAGCTTCTGATGAAACATGTGACAAAAACAAG GAGAATGCGCCGGTGGTTTCAATCGATGGACACGAAGATGTTCCTGAGAACAGTGAGGATGATCTAATGAAAGCTGTTGCTAATCAGCCTGTCTCTGTTGCAATTGATGCTGGAAGTTCAGACTTCCAGTTCTACTCCGAG GGAGTGTTTACGGGGCGATGTGGAACAGAGCTAAACCATGGAGTTGCAGCAGTAGGCTATGGAACAACGATAGATGGAACAAAGTATTGGATCGTTAAGAACTCTTGGGGAGAGGAATGGGGAGAGAAAGGATACATAAGGATGCAAAGAGGAATCCATCATAAGGAAGGTCTATGTGGTATTACTATGGAGGCTTCTTATCCTGTCAAGAACTCCAACACTAATCCTCCTGGACCTACCTCCACTACGCTTAAGGATGAACTCTAA
- the LOC106388482 gene encoding protein-L-isoaspartate O-methyltransferase 2 isoform X5, which translates to MNLCFSFLLLIFSFAEIYSSGFSDSICLETPKLDSIGLETGTGLTGNKAMVENLKRFGVISSKKVAKVMEALDRGLFVPAGSSAYADTPLPIGYNATISAPHMHAMCLQLLEDKLQPGMRALDVGSGTGYLTGCFALMVGAEGRVVGVDHIPQLVDMSIKNVEKSVAASLLQKGSLSLHVGDGRKGWGEFAPYDAIHVGAAASEVPHALLDQLKPGGRMVIPVGTYFQELKVIDKSEDGSIKARTETSVRYVPLTSRVEQTGGF; encoded by the exons ATGAATCTCTGCTTCAGTTTTCTCTTACTAATTTTCTCTTTCGCTGAGATATATTCCTCTGGTTTTTCTGATTCGATTTGTTTGGAGACTCCGAAACTTGATTCAATTGGGCTAGAG ACCggaactggtttgaccggtaATAAAGCAATGGTGGAAAATCTGAAGCGGTTTGGTGTGATATCATCGAAGAAAGTAGCTAAAGTGATGGAGGCTTTAGATAGAGGTCTCTTTGTACCAGCTGGATCTTCAGCTTATGCTGATACGCCCTTGCCTATAGGTTACAACGCCACCATATCCGCTCCACATATGCACGCCATGTGTTTGCAGCTCTTGGAAGATAAGCTTCAGCCTGGGATGCGCGCTTTGGATGTTGGCTCAG GAACTGGTTACTTGACTGGCTGCTTTGCTCTGATGGTTGGAGCTGAAGGACGCGTTGTTGGCGTGGATCATATCCCTCAGCTTGTCGATATGTCTATCAAGAACGTTGAAAAGAGTGTTGCTGCTTCTTTGCTTCAGAAAGGATCTCTCTCCTTACATGTTGGTG ATggaaggaaaggttggggagaGTTTGCGCCATACGATGCAATTCACGTAGGAGCAGCGGCATCAGAGGTCCCTCACGCGCTTTTGGACCAGCTGAAACCTGGTGGAAGAATGGTGATTCCAGTAGGAACATATTTTCAAGAGCTTAAGgtgattgataaaagcgaggATGGTTCCATCAAGGCACGTACTGAAACTTCAGTTAGGTATGTGCCTCTTACCAGCCGCGTTGAACAGACGGGAGGGTTTTGA
- the LOC106388482 gene encoding protein-L-isoaspartate O-methyltransferase 2 isoform X4 produces the protein MRSCPTLTAYGRHYCAPPRRLVSLTFTSLHRHNSAQFLNFSLFTAFRSPFSRMETGTGLTGNKAMVENLKRFGVISSKKVAKVMEALDRGLFVPAGSSAYADTPLPIGYNATISAPHMHAMCLQLLEDKLQPGMRALDVGSGTGYLTGCFALMVGAEGRVVGVDHIPQLVDMSIKNVEKSVAASLLQKGSLSLHVGDGRKGWGEFAPYDAIHVGAAASEVPHALLDQLKPGGRMVIPVGTYFQELKVIDKSEDGSIKARTETSVRYVPLTSRVEQTGGF, from the exons ATGCGATCTTGCCCAACATTAACTGCATATGGTCGCCACTATTGTGCGCCGCCACGTAGACTCGTCTCCTTAACCTTCACCTCTCTCCACCGCCACAATTCTGCTCAGTTTCTCAATTTCAGTCTCTTCACCGCCTTTCGTTCTCCCTTCTCCCGCATGGAG ACCggaactggtttgaccggtaATAAAGCAATGGTGGAAAATCTGAAGCGGTTTGGTGTGATATCATCGAAGAAAGTAGCTAAAGTGATGGAGGCTTTAGATAGAGGTCTCTTTGTACCAGCTGGATCTTCAGCTTATGCTGATACGCCCTTGCCTATAGGTTACAACGCCACCATATCCGCTCCACATATGCACGCCATGTGTTTGCAGCTCTTGGAAGATAAGCTTCAGCCTGGGATGCGCGCTTTGGATGTTGGCTCAG GAACTGGTTACTTGACTGGCTGCTTTGCTCTGATGGTTGGAGCTGAAGGACGCGTTGTTGGCGTGGATCATATCCCTCAGCTTGTCGATATGTCTATCAAGAACGTTGAAAAGAGTGTTGCTGCTTCTTTGCTTCAGAAAGGATCTCTCTCCTTACATGTTGGTG ATggaaggaaaggttggggagaGTTTGCGCCATACGATGCAATTCACGTAGGAGCAGCGGCATCAGAGGTCCCTCACGCGCTTTTGGACCAGCTGAAACCTGGTGGAAGAATGGTGATTCCAGTAGGAACATATTTTCAAGAGCTTAAGgtgattgataaaagcgaggATGGTTCCATCAAGGCACGTACTGAAACTTCAGTTAGGTATGTGCCTCTTACCAGCCGCGTTGAACAGACGGGAGGGTTTTGA
- the LOC106388479 gene encoding pentatricopeptide repeat-containing protein At5g50280, chloroplastic → MSMASSSSSSLATQSFYTWFSLSHPLHLPQPYPLVRSSLCRKSISLSATSPSSPPIFLSCFDDPPPPPNVPEPDNPTTISEEVDDDEDEEDPILKFFKSRTLKAEDPPQESKFSLQKNRRTSWHLASDFSDLETEIEPDPTKSASVANQQTLGVHNNTPSVAVEILETAKNLTENQTLGEMLAGFEKRVSEKECVEALVMMGESGFIKSCLYLYEWMSLQNPSLVSPRASSVLFTLLGREGMADMILLLLRNLPDKDEFRDVRLYNAAISALSASQSYDDALEVYESMDKINVHPDSVTCAVMITTMRKAGRTAKEIWEIFEKMSEKGVRCWSQDVFGALVKSFCDEGLKEEALVIQTEMEKRGIRSNTIVYNTLMDAYNKSNHVEEVEGLFAEMRGKGLKPTSATYNILMDAYARRMQPDIVETLLKEMEGLGLEPNVKSYTCLISAYGRTKKMSDMAADAFLRMKRVGLKPTSHSYTALIHAYSVSGWHEKAYASFEEMCKEGIKPSVETYTSLLDAFRRCGDVEKLTEIWKLMLRERIQGTRVTYNTLLDGFAKQGHYIEARDVVSEFGKMGLEPTVMAYNMLMNAYARGGQDSKLPQLLKEMAALNLKPDSITYSTMIYAFVRVRDFKRAFFYHKMMVKSGQVPDPRSYEKLRAILEDKAKTKNRKDKNAILGIINSKFGRVEAKPRGKKDEFWKYKRNRTSYKPQA, encoded by the exons ATGTCGAtggcgtcttcttcttcttcttctcttgcaACCCAATCCTTTTATACTTGGTTTTCTCTATCTCACCCACTTCACCTCCCTCAACCTTATCCACTTGTTCGCTCTTCACTCTGTCGAAAATCCATCTCTCTGTCCGCTACTTCCCCTTCTTCTCCTCCCATTTTCCTCTCATGTTTCGACgacccaccaccaccaccaaatgTTCCGGAACCAGATAATCCGACAACTATTAGCGAAGAagtagatgatgatgaagacgaagaagacCCAATTCTCAAATTCTTCAAGTCACGAACTTTAAAAGCAGAGGACCCTCCTCAAGAATCCAAATTCTCCCTCCAGAAGAATCGTCGAACCTCCTGGCACTTAGCTTCCGACTTCTCCGACCTTGAAACCGAAATCGAGCCCGACCCAACAAAATCCGCCTCTGTAGCAAACCAGCAAACACTTGGTGTGCACAACAATACACCCTCTGTCGCTGTGGAAATCCTGGAAACAGCTAAGAATCTGACAGAGAATCAAACTCTAGGAGAGATGTTAGCAGGTTTCGAAAAAAGGGTCAGCGAGAAAGAGTGCGTAGAGGCATTAGTGATGATGGGTGAATCTGGTTTCATCAAGAGCTGTTTGTACTTGTACGAGTGGATGAGTCTGCAGAACCCCTCACTCGTTTCGCCTCGTGCTTCCTCTGTGTTGTTTACATTGCTCGGTAGAGAAGGAATGGCTGATATGattctgcttcttcttcgtaaTCTACCTGACAAGGATGAGTTCAGAGATGTTCGTCTCTACAACGCCGCCATTTCTGCACTCTCAGCTTCTCAAAG TTATGATGATGCTTTGGAAGTTTATGAGTCCATGGATAAGATCAATGTCCATCCAGACAGTGTTACATGCGCTGTAATGATCACCACAATGAGGAAAGCAGGACGAACTGCGAAAGAAATCTGGGAGATATTCGAGAAAATGAGCGAGAAAGGTGTGCGTTGCTGGAGTCAGGATGTTTTCGGCGCCCTTGTGAAATCCTTTTGCGACGAAGGGCTTAAAGAAGAAGCTCTTGTGATACAAACTGAGATGGAGAAGAGAGGAATACGTTCAAACACCATAGTGTACAACACGTTGATGGATGCTTACAACAAGTCCAACCACGTTGAAGAAGTGGAAGGTCTTTTCGCTGAAATGAGAGGTAAAGGGTTGAAGCCCACATCCGCAACTTATAACATTCTTATGGATGCTTATGCTAGAAGAATGCAACCTGATATCGTAGAGACCCTTCTGAAGGAGATGgagggtttaggtttagagcCAAATGTGAAATCCTACACGTGTTTGATTAGTGCGTATGGTAGGACGAAGAAGATGAGTGATATGGCTGCTGATGCTTTCTTGCGGATGAAGAGAGTAGGTTTGAAACCTACTTCACATTCTTACACAGCTCTTATTCATGCTTACTCTGTTAGCGGGTGGCACGAGAAAGCTTATGCTTCCTTTGAAGAGATGTGTAAAGAAGGGATTAAACCGTCGGTTGAAACGTACACGTCGCTTCTCGATGCGTTCAGAAGGTGTGGTGATGTAGAAAAGCTGACGGAGATTTGGAAACTAATGCTGAGAGAGAGAATACAAGGGACAAGGGTGACATATAACACTCTTCTTGATGGGTTTGCGAAACAAGGTCACTACATTGAAGCGAGGGATGTTGTTTCCGAGTTTGGTAAAATGGGTTTGGAGCCGACTGTTATGGCATACAATATGCTGATGAATGCTTACGCAAGGGGAGGACAAGATTCGAAACTGCCACAGCTGTTGAAAGAAATGGCTGCTCTCAACTTAAAACCTGATTCCATCACTTATTCGACCATGATCTACGCTTTTGTCCGTGTCCGAGACTTCAAAAGAGCATTCTTTTACCACAAGATGATGGTTAAAAGCGGGCAAGTACCAGACCCGAGGTCATATGAGAAACTTAGGGCCATTCTTGAAGACAAGGCAAAAACAAAgaacagaaaagataaaaaTGCTATACTTGGTATTATCAATAGCAAGTTCGGTCGTGTTGAAGCTAAGCCCAGAGGAAAGAAGGACGAGTTCTGGAAATACAAGAGGAACCGAACATCTTATAAACCCCAAGCGTAG
- the LOC106388482 gene encoding protein-L-isoaspartate O-methyltransferase 2 isoform X3 yields the protein MRSCPTLTAYGRHYCAPPRRLVSLTFTSLHRHNSAQFLNFSLFTAFRSPFSRMEQFQTGTGLTGNKAMVENLKRFGVISSKKVAKVMEALDRGLFVPAGSSAYADTPLPIGYNATISAPHMHAMCLQLLEDKLQPGMRALDVGSGTGYLTGCFALMVGAEGRVVGVDHIPQLVDMSIKNVEKSVAASLLQKGSLSLHVGDGRKGWGEFAPYDAIHVGAAASEVPHALLDQLKPGGRMVIPVGTYFQELKVIDKSEDGSIKARTETSVRYVPLTSRVEQTGGF from the exons ATGCGATCTTGCCCAACATTAACTGCATATGGTCGCCACTATTGTGCGCCGCCACGTAGACTCGTCTCCTTAACCTTCACCTCTCTCCACCGCCACAATTCTGCTCAGTTTCTCAATTTCAGTCTCTTCACCGCCTTTCGTTCTCCCTTCTCCCGCATGGAG CAATTCCAGACCggaactggtttgaccggtaATAAAGCAATGGTGGAAAATCTGAAGCGGTTTGGTGTGATATCATCGAAGAAAGTAGCTAAAGTGATGGAGGCTTTAGATAGAGGTCTCTTTGTACCAGCTGGATCTTCAGCTTATGCTGATACGCCCTTGCCTATAGGTTACAACGCCACCATATCCGCTCCACATATGCACGCCATGTGTTTGCAGCTCTTGGAAGATAAGCTTCAGCCTGGGATGCGCGCTTTGGATGTTGGCTCAG GAACTGGTTACTTGACTGGCTGCTTTGCTCTGATGGTTGGAGCTGAAGGACGCGTTGTTGGCGTGGATCATATCCCTCAGCTTGTCGATATGTCTATCAAGAACGTTGAAAAGAGTGTTGCTGCTTCTTTGCTTCAGAAAGGATCTCTCTCCTTACATGTTGGTG ATggaaggaaaggttggggagaGTTTGCGCCATACGATGCAATTCACGTAGGAGCAGCGGCATCAGAGGTCCCTCACGCGCTTTTGGACCAGCTGAAACCTGGTGGAAGAATGGTGATTCCAGTAGGAACATATTTTCAAGAGCTTAAGgtgattgataaaagcgaggATGGTTCCATCAAGGCACGTACTGAAACTTCAGTTAGGTATGTGCCTCTTACCAGCCGCGTTGAACAGACGGGAGGGTTTTGA
- the LOC106388482 gene encoding protein-L-isoaspartate O-methyltransferase 2 isoform X2, with amino-acid sequence MRSCPTLTAYGRHYCAPPRRLVSLTFTSLHRHNSAQFLNFSLFTAFRSPFSRMETPKLDSIGLETGTGLTGNKAMVENLKRFGVISSKKVAKVMEALDRGLFVPAGSSAYADTPLPIGYNATISAPHMHAMCLQLLEDKLQPGMRALDVGSGTGYLTGCFALMVGAEGRVVGVDHIPQLVDMSIKNVEKSVAASLLQKGSLSLHVGDGRKGWGEFAPYDAIHVGAAASEVPHALLDQLKPGGRMVIPVGTYFQELKVIDKSEDGSIKARTETSVRYVPLTSRVEQTGGF; translated from the exons ATGCGATCTTGCCCAACATTAACTGCATATGGTCGCCACTATTGTGCGCCGCCACGTAGACTCGTCTCCTTAACCTTCACCTCTCTCCACCGCCACAATTCTGCTCAGTTTCTCAATTTCAGTCTCTTCACCGCCTTTCGTTCTCCCTTCTCCCGCATGGAG ACTCCGAAACTTGATTCAATTGGGCTAGAG ACCggaactggtttgaccggtaATAAAGCAATGGTGGAAAATCTGAAGCGGTTTGGTGTGATATCATCGAAGAAAGTAGCTAAAGTGATGGAGGCTTTAGATAGAGGTCTCTTTGTACCAGCTGGATCTTCAGCTTATGCTGATACGCCCTTGCCTATAGGTTACAACGCCACCATATCCGCTCCACATATGCACGCCATGTGTTTGCAGCTCTTGGAAGATAAGCTTCAGCCTGGGATGCGCGCTTTGGATGTTGGCTCAG GAACTGGTTACTTGACTGGCTGCTTTGCTCTGATGGTTGGAGCTGAAGGACGCGTTGTTGGCGTGGATCATATCCCTCAGCTTGTCGATATGTCTATCAAGAACGTTGAAAAGAGTGTTGCTGCTTCTTTGCTTCAGAAAGGATCTCTCTCCTTACATGTTGGTG ATggaaggaaaggttggggagaGTTTGCGCCATACGATGCAATTCACGTAGGAGCAGCGGCATCAGAGGTCCCTCACGCGCTTTTGGACCAGCTGAAACCTGGTGGAAGAATGGTGATTCCAGTAGGAACATATTTTCAAGAGCTTAAGgtgattgataaaagcgaggATGGTTCCATCAAGGCACGTACTGAAACTTCAGTTAGGTATGTGCCTCTTACCAGCCGCGTTGAACAGACGGGAGGGTTTTGA
- the BNAC03G27720D gene encoding uncharacterized protein BNAC03G27720D — MKILVLMLTVVVISEVCLVGACRSYCGNITVDYPFGIRNGCGHPGYRDLLFCMNDVLMFHIRSGSYRVLDIDYAYQSITLHDPHMSNCGTIVLGGKGNGFEAEDWRAPYFNPTSDNVFMLIGCSPKSPIFQGFPEKKLPCHNISGMSCEEYMSCPAWDMVGYRQPGLSSGSGPPMCCAIGFESVKAINLSKLECEGYSSAYNLAPLKLRGPSDWAYGIRVKYELQGSDAFCRACVATSGTCGYESADGGGLRHVCICDHHNSTTNCDSVVAPTSTSSSVRPKTIGSLILYFIAMNIRFKRRQ; from the exons atgaaaatcttGGTTCTTATGTTGACAGTCGTAGTAATCTCAGAGGTTTGCTTGGTGGGCGCGTGTCGATCATACTGTGGAAATATAACGGTGGATTATCCGTTTGGAATCCGGAATGGATGTGGGCATCCAGGGTACAGAGATCTCTTATTTTGTATGAATGATGTGTTGATGTTTCACATACGTTCAGGTTCTTATAGAGTGTTGGATATTGACTACGCGTACCAGTCGATAACGCTGCATGATCCTCACATGTCGAATTGCGGAACCATTGTGCTTGGTGGCAAAGGCAATGGCTTTGAAGCTGAGGATTGGAGAGCTCCTTATTTCAATCCTACCTCTGATAATGTCTTTATGTTGATCGGTTGTTCTCCCAAATCTCCTATCTTTCAAG GCTTTCCGGAAAAGAAATTACCATGTCACAACATCTCTGGAATGAGCTGTGAAGAATACATGTCGTGCCCGGCATGGGATATGGTTGGATATAGACAGCCGGGTCTATCATCCGGATCGGGTCCACCCATGTGCTGTGCGATTGGATTTGAATCAGTAAAAGCGATAAATCTAAGTAAGTTGGAGTGTGAAGGATACAGTAGTGCATACAATCTCGCACCCTTGAAGCTTAGAGGACCTTCTGATTGGGCTTATGGAATACGAGTCAAGTACGAGCTACAAGGGAGTGATGCGTTTTGTCGTGCGTGTGTTGCAACTTCCGGTACTTGTGGCTACGAATCTGCTGATGGTGGAGGGCTTAGGCACGTTTGCATTTGTGACCACCACAATTCTACCACAAACTGTGATTCAG TTGTAGCACCAACCAGTACATCTTCAAGTGTTCGACCAAAAACCATTGGAT CACTGATCCTCTACTTCATAGCTATGAACATACGTTTTAAAAGAAGACAATGA